The following DNA comes from Candidatus Stoquefichus sp. SB1.
AGCATAATCATACATAATCATTTTTTCATTATCAGAAATACCTTCAGCTTCATCTACTTTAATTTCAATGGCTTGTAAATTAACTTTTGATAAAGCTTCTAATTCTTCATCACTTGCTGGATAATTTCCAATTAAAACATCATCAACATCTCCAGTAGCTAATAAATAACGTGCTTGTAAATCAATTGGTAAACCACGCATAATTTCAACTGTAGGTAAACCACAGAATACTTGCCATGGTCCAATTGTATTTTCATTGTTTGATGAAACAAAAGCAGCAGTGTGTAAATTCAATTCTTTCCAATAACGGTTATATTCCATAAATAAATCAAAATCTAACCCACTATAACGTTCTGGGAAGAAGTTATGGCACATAATGATTTGATCTTTATTACCACCATTATTAATTAATAACTCTACACCCATATCCATACTTGCATTAAATTCAATCTTAATATTATATGGATTACGAGTTAACTGAATATCACCTTGAGTCCCAAAGTTACCATCCATTCTAATAATATCAAGTCCTAAATCAGCAAATGGTTTTAAATTTCCAGGTGTTGCTCCAATTAAATCAAATACAGCAGGATTTGTATCAGCAGCAACCTCAAATCCTAAATCATGAGCTTTTGTCATAAATTCCTTAAATTCAACCAAATAAGTTTCTCTTTGATCTTCAGGAATAGATAAGAAACATGTAAAAATTCTGCTATATCCCAACTTAGCAGCTTTCTCCATGTAAGCGTATACCTCTTCTTTTGGTGATTTGTCTGGGTATACAGAAATACCTAATTTATGCATATTCGTTTTCCTCCTTGTACGTTCACATTATACCATTAATCATAGAAATAATTAAGGGTAAAAAAGATTTTCTATAAATTTCCTTCAATTTGTAATATAATACTTACAAGAAAGGAGCATGGATATGAGTTTAGAAATATGTTTATCTTTTGTTGTAACATTTATTATAAGCCTAATGCTTGTTCCCATTGTTAGTAAAATATCAAAAAAACTTGGTATCATTGCTCATACAAACCGACGAACAATCCATAAAGGAATTATTGCCAGAACTGGTGGTTATGCCATCTATGCAAGTTTTTTGATTGGGACAATGATTTTTTTGAAAACTGATACTCAAATTAATGCTATATTGATTGGTGGATTTATTATTTTTCTCACTGGTTTTTATGATGATATTCATGATTTATCTCCAAAACTAAAAATGCTTGGACAGATTATTGCTGCACTGGTTGTTATTTGTTATGGAGATATTGCCTTAAAAGGATTTACTTTACCATTTTTACCTGCTTTTATTTCCCAGGCAATTGCAATCTTTGTAACAATTGGATGGATTGTAGGAATTAGTAATGCTGTTAATTTGATTGATGGATTAGATGGACTTTGTGGTGGAATATCTATTATTGTACTTGTCACTATTTCATTAACATCTTTAACATATGGACGTACCGATATTTCTTCATTATCATTATTGTTAGCTGGTGCTATTGGAGGTTTTCTGGTTTATAATTTTCATCCAGCATCAATATTTCTAGGTGATTGTGGTGCCCTTTTCATAGGTTATATGATAGCAGTGATTTCATTGTTAGGCTTTGGTTATAAGAGTTCTTCTTTCTTTACCTTAGGAGCACCCATTGTGGTTTTAATGGTACCTATTATGGATACATTAATAGCTATTATTAGGCGTAAAGTCCATCATAAAAGTTTCAGTGAAGCAGATAAAGGACATTTACATCATAAATTAATGTTCTCATTAGAATTAGGACAAACGAAGAGTGTTTTAATTTTATATGCTGTTACGATTCTATTTTCACTTTGTTCTTACATTTATTTATTTGATAAAATTGCAGCAACCATTCTCTTTTTAACATTAATGTTATTATTTGAGGTTTTTGTTGAAGCAACAAATATGATTGATCGAAAATACAAACCGGTTTTAACAATTATGAATATATTTATAAAGAGTGAATATTTACCTTCTATTAAGGATACAAAACCTTATCGTAAAATTGTTAAACGTGCGAAAAAGAAATATGCTGTTATTTTTGTTGTGATATTAGCTATTGTATTTTCACTCGTATTTGTGATTAATAAAGAAGATAAAAAACAAACAATAAAAAGACCTGTTACAGTTGAATATACGCAAAGTCAAAAAGAAACAGCATTAATGAGTAATATATATAATCAATTAGAAACAGCAATTACAAGAAATAATAAAAATGATATAAGACAATTAGTTGCAGCTTATTTTGTTGCTGATTATTTTACACTTTCCAATAAATCTGAAAATGAAATTGGTGGTATTGATTATTTCTATAAAGATAAAAAAGATGATTTTACAGCTTATGCTAAAAATGGTTACTACAAAGATGCTAATACAATGATTCAAAATCATACCAATACTCAAGAAGTTATACAATATGATGTTCTATCTAATGAATTATCTAGCAATAAGGCTTTGGTTGGATTAGAAGATTATAGTTATTATGATGTGAAGATTCAAATCACATTCCAACAAAATAATAGTATTTTAAATACAATAGAGTATACAACAACAGTGACATTGATTGAAAAAGATCAAAGATTTAGTGTTGTTGCTATGGAAGAATAGTGTGAAAGATATATTATTAGTTGGTTTAGGTGGTGGAATAGGAGCCATCCTAAGATATTTATTGAGTTTAGTATCAATAAAATTAGAGTTTCCATTGATAACTTTTATAACAAATATTGTAGGGGCTATTTTCATTGGTATCATTGTTGGAATATTTGAGAGAAATCAGATTTCTGAATCTTTCCTTTTATTTTTTAAGACTGGAGTTTGTGGAGGTTTTACAACATTCTCAACATTTTCATTGGAGTCATTATCATTATTAGAAGACAAGAAATATGGAATCGCAAGTGTTTATATTGGATTGAGTGTGTTATGTTGTATTTTAGGTGTAATGATTGGAAAGTATATAAGTCGATATATATAGGGAACACATTTTGTGTTCCTTTTGTGTGAAAAGACTATCTAAATGTAGTTTTTTATTATATAATAGGCGCGTAAAAGTTTATAAATTTGTTGGTTAAAATATAATTTTATATTTTATGAAATTGGAATCAGGTGTAAAACCTGAGCTGTCCCGCAGCCGTAAGATGGAGTTAAAGCAAGAATGTCACTGGGAAACTGGGAAGACGCTAAGACGTTGAAATCGAGCCGGAATACAAGCCAACATCTGAGAATACACTTTACGGAGTATAAAGTCGTTCTAGTATGAATTTAGGAGAATATCCTATTTTTTGTCTAGACTTCAACAAGGAGGACAAAATGAAGAAAATTTTTACAAGTTTTATTGTTGTGGCAATGATGGTTTTATGTGGATTAAGTCCAGTTAAGGGCTTGTCATATGATGAAAGCTATCAAGCTACAAAAGATTATTATGCAAAGAAAACAGAGTTACAGGGAGCTTCAGAAGTGACTGCTTATGCATCTTTAGGATTAGATGCGAGTCATGTCAAAATGGACAATGTCATTAATACTGATTATGCTTCATCAATTGCACAAACAGTTATTTCTTTAGTATTACATGGTGATGATCCAAGAAATTATAAAGATATCAATTATGTAGAAATGCTAGAAAAATGTGTTCAAGAAAATGGTGCTTTTGATAAAACAAAACAAGAGGCATTTGCGAATTATCAAATATATGGAGTTTATGCTTTATATATCGTTAATTCTCAAAAATTAGAGATAGCTGCAAACTATCTGGCATCATTGCAAAGCCAAACTGGTGCATTTGGATCAAGTTGGGGAGAAAGTGTTGATATTACAGCATGGAGTATTGAAGCTTTAAGTTTAGCTAATAAAACAAAATATCAATCTGTTATTGATAAAGCGATTGCTTATATGAATTTATCACTTGATGGAGAAGCTGGATATAAAGACAGTTATTCTGGTGTTAATGTTAATACACAAGCATGTGCTTTAATCGGATTATTGGCTTATGATGCCCAAGGTGTTAAAAACGGAAAATATAATCAGGAACAATTCAACCCTTATGATGTCTTATTAAGATACCAAAATAGTAATGGAAGTTTCTGGTATAGTGAACAAGGTGAAGAGAATTATTATGCAACAACACAAGCAGCACAAGCTGTTGGTTATTATTATAATGGTTCTGTTTATGCAAAAGCACATGAACTTTATTTGAAGTTAATCAATAAAACAGAAGAAGAGAAAACTGATGAAACCAAACCAGTGACACCACCTAAAGAAGATATGAAAGATCAAAATCAATACAATAAAAGAAAAGTTGTGGAAACAGCAGATTCTTCAGATATATTATTATATTCAGGATTAATGATGATGAGTGCATTTGTTATCTTGAAAGGAAAGAGAAGATTTGAATAAAACAAAAAAATATACAATTATATTTATTATTGTATGTTTTGTATTTATAGGTGGAATGGGTATATGGAATACCCATTTTCCATCTCAACCAAAAGAAGAAATCACTCATCAAGAAACAACAGTATCAAATGAAATAAATTCTCAAAAAGAAGAAACACAACAAGATAAAACACAAACATCAAATGATACAACAAAACAAGAACAAACACAAAAAAAGACACAGTCTCAGACTCAAAAAGAGACAACTCAGAAAACACAAGACAATTCAAAAACAGAAACAACAAAAACACCTGAAAATAAAACTCAATCTTCACAAGATAATGAAAGTCAGCCAGAACAAAAAAGTTATGCTGAAATAACTATTACTGGAATAGATTCAACAATTGTTCAAGATAAAGTGAGTATAGAAGATAATCAAAGTGTTTATGATGTTTTAAAAACAATAACGAATCAAAAAGGAATAGAATTAAAAACAAATGGATTTGGTCCAACGATTTATATCGTTGGTATTCATGGTTTAAATGAATTTGATAATGGACCACGCTCAGGCTGGAAATATAAAGTGAATGGAAAATATCCAAGTCAAAGTGCAGGATCTTATAAAGTTAAAGATGGTGATCATATTGAATGGATCTATACAACAAATGGGTAAAGTCAAAGAAATAAGTTTAATAGGTATATTGGCAGCAGTAAATATTGCTTCACGAATAGCATTACAGGGATTACCTAATATTAAGCCGGTGACATCAATTATTATTATTTCAGTTATGATTTTTGGATTGGCTTTTGGAATAAAGCTAACCATTGTGACAACATTAGTTTCTAATATTTATTTAGGAATGGGAATTTGGACATTTTTTCAGATATTAGCATGGATAGTCATATGCCTGCTTATTCAGATAGTGATAGATTTCTTTAAAAAGTTCAACAAAGAACCGCATTTGATAGTCATGGCTATA
Coding sequences within:
- a CDS encoding DUF871 domain-containing protein; translated protein: MHKLGISVYPDKSPKEEVYAYMEKAAKLGYSRIFTCFLSIPEDQRETYLVEFKEFMTKAHDLGFEVAADTNPAVFDLIGATPGNLKPFADLGLDIIRMDGNFGTQGDIQLTRNPYNIKIEFNASMDMGVELLINNGGNKDQIIMCHNFFPERYSGLDFDLFMEYNRYWKELNLHTAAFVSSNNENTIGPWQVFCGLPTVEIMRGLPIDLQARYLLATGDVDDVLIGNYPASDEELEALSKVNLQAIEIKVDEAEGISDNEKMIMYDYAPHWDRYDHSTFMLRSSMPRVWFKEQKSVQDGPISGGMSSDVESQSIPYRDPGKKMFTRGDVLIVNDNLAHYRGELEIVLTEIPNDGERNLVATIKPEELMLLEFIKPGHHFKILK
- a CDS encoding MraY family glycosyltransferase, with amino-acid sequence MSLEICLSFVVTFIISLMLVPIVSKISKKLGIIAHTNRRTIHKGIIARTGGYAIYASFLIGTMIFLKTDTQINAILIGGFIIFLTGFYDDIHDLSPKLKMLGQIIAALVVICYGDIALKGFTLPFLPAFISQAIAIFVTIGWIVGISNAVNLIDGLDGLCGGISIIVLVTISLTSLTYGRTDISSLSLLLAGAIGGFLVYNFHPASIFLGDCGALFIGYMIAVISLLGFGYKSSSFFTLGAPIVVLMVPIMDTLIAIIRRKVHHKSFSEADKGHLHHKLMFSLELGQTKSVLILYAVTILFSLCSYIYLFDKIAATILFLTLMLLFEVFVEATNMIDRKYKPVLTIMNIFIKSEYLPSIKDTKPYRKIVKRAKKKYAVIFVVILAIVFSLVFVINKEDKKQTIKRPVTVEYTQSQKETALMSNIYNQLETAITRNNKNDIRQLVAAYFVADYFTLSNKSENEIGGIDYFYKDKKDDFTAYAKNGYYKDANTMIQNHTNTQEVIQYDVLSNELSSNKALVGLEDYSYYDVKIQITFQQNNSILNTIEYTTTVTLIEKDQRFSVVAMEE
- the crcB gene encoding fluoride efflux transporter CrcB translates to MKDILLVGLGGGIGAILRYLLSLVSIKLEFPLITFITNIVGAIFIGIIVGIFERNQISESFLLFFKTGVCGGFTTFSTFSLESLSLLEDKKYGIASVYIGLSVLCCILGVMIGKYISRYI
- a CDS encoding DUF4430 domain-containing protein, which translates into the protein MNKTKKYTIIFIIVCFVFIGGMGIWNTHFPSQPKEEITHQETTVSNEINSQKEETQQDKTQTSNDTTKQEQTQKKTQSQTQKETTQKTQDNSKTETTKTPENKTQSSQDNESQPEQKSYAEITITGIDSTIVQDKVSIEDNQSVYDVLKTITNQKGIELKTNGFGPTIYIVGIHGLNEFDNGPRSGWKYKVNGKYPSQSAGSYKVKDGDHIEWIYTTNG